One genomic segment of Pseudomonas sp. p1(2021b) includes these proteins:
- the xdhB gene encoding xanthine dehydrogenase molybdopterin binding subunit: MSNHHAAKSQAEMAELFSQDLTTGVGRSIKHDSADKHVSGEAVYIDDRLEFPNQLHVYARTADRAHARILRIDTSPCYAFEGVRIAITHEDIPGLKDIGPVVAGDPLLAIDKVEYFGQPVVAVAARDLDTARRAAMAAIIEYEDLEPVLDVVEALRKKHFVLDSHTHQRGDSSAALASAPHRLQGTLHIGGQEHFYLETQISSVMPTEDGGMIVFCSTQNPTEVQKLVAEVLDVPMNKIVVDMRRMGGGFGGKETQAASPACLCAVIARLTGQPTKMRLPRVEDMMMTGKRHPFYVEYDVGFDDTGRLHGINLDLAGNCGYSPDLSGSIVDRAMFHSDNAYYLGDATVHGHRCKTNTASNTAYRGFGGPQGMVAIEQVMDHIARHLALDPLAVRKANYYGKTERNVTHYYQTVEHNMLEEMTAELEASADYAERRESIRRFNEHSPVLKKGLALTPVKFGISFTATFLNQAGALIHIYTDGSIHLNHGGTEMGQGLNTKVAQVVAQVFQVDFERIQITATNTDKVPNTSPTAASSGADLNGKAAQNAAEILKKRLTEFAARHYKVTEEDVEFRNGHVRVRDQIVSFEHLVQQAYFAQVSLSSTGFYRTPKIYYDRDQARGRPFYYFAFGAACVEVIVDTLTGEYKMLRADILHDVGASLNPAIDIGQVEGGFIQGMGWLTTEELVWNAKGKLMTNGPASYKIPAVADMPLDLRVKLVENRKNPEDTVFHSKAVGEPPFMLGIAAWCAIKDAVASIADYRVQPQVDAPATPERVLWGCEQMRKAVAEQQVVEQELEPLTH; this comes from the coding sequence ATGTCTAACCATCACGCAGCCAAGAGCCAGGCCGAGATGGCCGAACTGTTCAGCCAGGACCTGACCACCGGAGTCGGTCGCAGCATCAAGCACGACAGTGCGGACAAGCATGTGTCCGGCGAAGCGGTGTACATCGACGACCGCCTGGAATTCCCCAACCAGCTGCACGTCTATGCGCGCACCGCCGACCGCGCCCATGCGCGCATCCTGCGCATCGACACCAGCCCGTGCTATGCCTTCGAGGGTGTGCGCATCGCCATCACCCACGAAGACATCCCCGGGCTCAAGGACATCGGCCCGGTGGTCGCCGGTGACCCGCTGTTGGCCATCGACAAGGTCGAGTACTTCGGCCAGCCGGTGGTCGCCGTGGCTGCGCGCGACCTGGACACCGCTCGCCGCGCGGCGATGGCAGCGATCATCGAGTACGAGGACCTGGAGCCGGTACTGGATGTGGTCGAAGCCCTGCGCAAGAAGCACTTCGTGCTCGACAGCCACACCCACCAGCGTGGCGACTCCAGCGCGGCCCTGGCCAGCGCCCCGCACCGCCTGCAAGGCACCCTGCACATCGGCGGCCAGGAGCACTTCTACCTGGAAACCCAGATCTCTTCGGTGATGCCTACCGAAGATGGCGGCATGATCGTCTTCTGCTCGACCCAGAACCCCACCGAGGTACAGAAACTGGTGGCCGAGGTGCTGGACGTGCCGATGAACAAGATCGTCGTGGACATGCGCCGCATGGGCGGCGGCTTCGGCGGCAAGGAGACCCAGGCGGCCAGCCCGGCCTGCCTGTGCGCGGTGATCGCGCGCCTGACCGGCCAGCCGACCAAGATGCGCCTGCCGCGTGTCGAAGACATGATGATGACCGGCAAGCGCCACCCGTTCTACGTCGAGTACGACGTCGGCTTCGACGACACCGGCCGCCTGCATGGCATCAACCTGGACTTGGCCGGTAACTGCGGCTACTCGCCGGACCTCTCCGGCTCGATCGTCGACCGCGCCATGTTCCACTCCGACAACGCCTACTACCTGGGCGATGCCACGGTGCATGGCCACCGCTGCAAGACCAACACCGCCTCCAATACCGCCTACCGTGGTTTCGGCGGCCCACAGGGGATGGTCGCCATCGAGCAGGTGATGGATCACATCGCCCGCCACCTGGCGCTCGACCCGCTGGCCGTGCGCAAGGCCAACTACTACGGCAAGACCGAGCGCAACGTCACCCACTACTACCAGACCGTCGAGCACAACATGCTCGAGGAAATGACCGCCGAGCTCGAGGCCAGCGCCGACTACGCCGAACGCCGCGAGTCGATCCGCCGCTTCAACGAGCACAGCCCCGTGCTCAAGAAAGGCCTGGCGCTGACACCGGTGAAGTTCGGCATCTCGTTCACCGCCACCTTCCTCAACCAGGCCGGTGCGCTGATCCACATCTACACCGATGGCAGCATCCACCTGAACCACGGCGGCACCGAGATGGGCCAGGGCCTGAACACCAAGGTTGCCCAGGTGGTGGCGCAGGTGTTCCAGGTCGATTTCGAGCGCATCCAGATCACCGCCACCAACACCGACAAGGTCCCCAACACCTCGCCGACCGCAGCCTCCAGCGGCGCCGACCTGAACGGCAAGGCGGCCCAGAACGCCGCCGAGATCCTCAAGAAGCGCCTGACCGAGTTCGCTGCCCGCCACTACAAGGTCACCGAGGAAGACGTGGAGTTCCGCAACGGCCATGTGCGCGTGCGCGACCAGATCGTCAGCTTCGAGCACCTGGTGCAACAGGCCTATTTCGCCCAGGTGTCGTTGTCGAGCACCGGCTTCTACCGCACGCCGAAGATCTACTACGACCGCGATCAAGCCCGTGGCCGGCCATTCTACTACTTCGCCTTCGGCGCAGCCTGCGTCGAGGTGATCGTCGACACCTTGACTGGCGAATACAAGATGCTGCGCGCCGACATCCTGCACGATGTAGGCGCCTCGCTGAACCCGGCCATCGACATCGGCCAGGTCGAGGGCGGCTTCATCCAGGGCATGGGCTGGCTGACCACCGAGGAGCTGGTGTGGAACGCCAAGGGCAAGCTGATGACCAACGGCCCGGCCAGCTACAAGATCCCCGCCGTGGCCGACATGCCGCTGGACCTGCGGGTGAAGCTGGTGGAGAACCGCAAGAACCCGGAAGACACCGTATTCCACTCCAAGGCCGTGGGTGAGCCGCCGTTCATGCTCGGCATCGCGGCCTGGTGCGCGATCAAGGACGCCGTGGCAAGCATCGCCGACTACCGCGTGCAGCCGCAGGTCGACGCACCGGCGACGCCTGAGCGAGTGCTGTGGGGCTGCGAGCAGATGCGTAAGGCGGTGGCCGAGCAGCAGGTGGTCGAACAGGAACTGGAACCTTTGACACATTGA
- the xdhC gene encoding xanthine dehydrogenase accessory protein XdhC: protein MHQWINALADHQARGEACVLVTIIEERGSTPRNAGSKMVVSATGLFDTIGGGHLEYKALHIARQMLQEQRTTPHLERFSLGASLGQCCGGVTVLLFEPMAAVQAQIAVFGAGHVGRALVPLLAALPCRVRWIDSREQEFPEVIPSGVTKVISEEPVDEVAELPAGSYCIVMTHNHQLDLELTAAILKRNDFTWFGLIGSKTKRVKFEHRLRERGYDDAVVARMRCPMGLAEVKGKLPIEIAVSIAGEIIATYNACFGQHDAAANSGPIAQLLPPSRRSQAN from the coding sequence ATGCACCAATGGATCAACGCCCTCGCCGATCACCAGGCCCGCGGCGAAGCCTGTGTCCTGGTGACCATCATCGAGGAGCGTGGCTCCACGCCACGCAACGCCGGCTCCAAGATGGTCGTCAGCGCCACCGGCCTGTTCGACACCATCGGCGGCGGCCACCTGGAGTACAAGGCCCTGCACATCGCCCGGCAGATGCTCCAGGAGCAACGCACCACCCCGCACCTGGAGCGCTTCAGCCTGGGCGCGAGCCTGGGCCAGTGCTGCGGCGGCGTCACCGTGCTGCTGTTCGAACCGATGGCCGCCGTGCAGGCGCAGATCGCCGTGTTCGGCGCGGGCCATGTCGGCCGTGCTCTGGTACCCTTGCTCGCCGCGCTGCCCTGCCGGGTGCGCTGGATCGATTCGCGCGAGCAGGAATTCCCCGAGGTCATCCCCAGCGGCGTGACCAAGGTCATCAGCGAGGAGCCGGTCGACGAGGTGGCCGAGCTGCCAGCGGGCAGCTATTGCATCGTCATGACCCATAACCATCAGCTGGACCTGGAGCTGACCGCAGCCATCCTCAAGCGTAACGATTTCACCTGGTTCGGCCTGATCGGCTCGAAGACCAAGCGGGTCAAGTTCGAACACCGCCTGCGCGAACGCGGCTATGACGACGCCGTGGTGGCGCGGATGCGCTGCCCGATGGGCCTGGCCGAGGTCAAGGGCAAGCTGCCGATCGAGATCGCAGTGTCCATCGCCGGAGAAATCATCGCCACCTACAACGCCTGCTTCG